Genomic segment of Panicum virgatum strain AP13 chromosome 2K, P.virgatum_v5, whole genome shotgun sequence:
AATGACACTGAAGAagtggagcatgaaatgattttcataatgaaaaaaaatcaatttgaGTAAACCACTAGTTTGATGCAAATAATAGAATCTGACGAGCAACACTAAACACTGATTTCAAAACTGTTCAGTACCCCGACTAATTATCACGTCTCGGGGTGTGTAATTTCATCAAATTACTATGGCCTGTTCGTACCTAGCTTAACTTTGGATTTTGATTATGTCAAAAACAGTAAGCATAGAAGCTGTGGGGAGCCTAATCAACAAACTTTCATGCGGTTGTATGAGatagaaaacaaacaaaaatgaTTATAGGCTAGAAAAATGTAAATACCTGTATCTTCACAATTTTCTGACGGATAATCATAAATTCCTTTCTACCTTTCCACCCTCTAAACTTATTTTGGATACGGACTGCAGCAGAATGCATAGGCATATCACTGTGTCCAGGTTTCGCATTTTTAAGGGAAATAAGTGAGAGTGTGCGTTCATCAGATAATCCACAATCATCATCTCCATATTCAATCACTTTCTTTCTGTGAAACGACTCGACCCTGAAAGCTTGAAATATTCTAGCTGCAGCCTGAGTTGATTTACGAACTGCACCGAGTGAATCTTTTAAGGACTCTGCCTGAGAATCCACGCAGGCAAGCTGAGCAGAACTTGGTTCTGCAAAATCTTCAGCTGCTGCTAATCCACATATTTCTTCAACATTGCCACCCTGCGATTCTTTTAGTGTAAGAGCTGAAAGGTGACTTGTCAAAGCAGATTCTGCAAGAAAACCGGCGATGCCTTTGTGTCCATTTTCTGATGCTAAATCAGCAGGAGTTCTTCCAGATGGGAACTGCTGCGTTGGATCTGTCAAAGCACCAGATGCAGCTCCATTTGCTATCAGAGCACCAACTGTTCGCTCCCTAAAATGTCAGAGATACCATAAGCTTATTATGAAAAAGCAGATTCCAAAAAAGCATAAGTAAAATTATATTAGAATACCTTCCACAAGATGCAGCCCAGTGAAGTGCAGTCCATCCACGAATATCCCTGAAGTTTACATTTACGCCTGCAGCAACTATTGGTTTTATAGCCCAATCATAACCAAGTGCGGCTACTAAATGAATCACACCCTGTCCTTCCTTGCCTAACACATTCGGACCTTTACCATCATCATGTATCTTATGGATAAGCCAATAATACAGCTTTTCTTTCACCTGTTTCTCAAGATTCTGATCCCGTACAGTGGATAATTCCTTCTCATCAGATGGCAATGCAAGATTAGACAATTTATCGTCAAGCATTAAGGAATTAATAGTGTCAGTCAAGTCAGACTTGTTTCCATTACTCAAAACATACTTTTCATAGTCTTCTGGACCCAGGGAAAGTAACTTGTCAAGACGGATATGTAGGTGCATTTCATTTATGCCAGTAGTATGCAGATCTGAAGTGTCCATATAATGGGTCTCAGAGTCACGGAACTCGAATTCTCGCACTTCACTGCAAGCTACTCTGTTTGAGCATGTCACATAAAATGGAACTCGTCCAGAATGATGCACTGGCGTATAGCAACGCAATGAACCATCCACTAAAACTTCAGCAGATACCTCAACATCCCCAAACATACAAGACCACTTGCAATTTTCCACATCTTCTTTTCTTGTCAAGAACGTACCAGTAATTATGACCTGCATCATATaagaagccaaaaaaaaaagtgagacAACACTGTTAATTACCGAATTTACAAGAACAGATTACTCAACATGCTTGTAAGTTCTGGATGACTCGTATATCATGGGCCTCCAGGCATGATATTGCATATAAAAAAAAAGggtgtacccagtgccgtaggcttcccgcactgtgcggggtctggggaagggttgtttttaagcccccaagccttacccacacaaatgtgcagaggctggggctcgaacccgggaccttccggttacagacggtaggctctaccgctgcaccaggcccgcccttcatGATATTGCATATCAAAATGATAAAGATTATAGAAGTACTAGTAACAGATGGTACAAAATACAAACCTTAGTCTTGGTGCCATTATATGCCCAGCTTGGAGATACATCAATAATGCTGAAGAGTTGGTCTTGGGAAAGCGAGGGGCTGACTACAAACGCATCTAACTGCTCATTGATAGGTATACTAGATCCATCAGCAACATTCACAGTTTCAGTAGTACTCCAGAAAGCATCGGAACTGGACTTAATATCCAAATCAGCAACCTCTGGAAGTTCGTTGCTCATCCACCTCGAGAAGCTGTCAAATTTCTTCAAACCATCTGGCTCAATCTTAAAGGGATCTAATGATGACTGCTTTAGAAGTGGATATCTGGCACCTTGATCAGTGTAACCATCATTGTCTACCTGAAAATAGAGGATCACATCATATCGAAGTAGGTTAAACTTTCCATTTATCATACAAAGCAGAGATGTATTGAATTGTTCAAGACAATTTCTTAAAGGTAAGAAACCAGAATAAGTGCTCCACTAAAGCTAGTCCTTTCTATGTAATAATTTGATAAATAAGCCAGCAGCAGACATTTAAAAGTTGGAGCAGATACAGTTTAAAGGGGGGAAGGAGGGTGGTGAAACACGTTAGTAGTGAATGTTTCTCCTGGGTCCTGCCTATGGGACATCCAAATTGTAAGTGCTCAAATATTTCAAGACAAAATTCAAGTGCACTGTATGATGTACTGCAGAGCATGACAGAACCTACACTTCTGCAAGTGGACTGGAGTACTGGACACAGCTGTCGCAGAAAGAAGTGGGTGTAGAGAAGCTACCCAACAGCAGCAAAGGAACTAGAACATTGCAAGACATCGATGGAAGAcaagaaaatagaaaatcacCTGTGACGACGTCATGCCTGCAGCACTCAGCGCGTCAACTTCCTTTTGAGTGAGATTGTTGGTGTAGAGTGCCTCAGACATAAATGTTTGCAAACTATCATCCAGATTGTTACCCGCTGTTGCAACAGAAGAATAGAGTGTTGGCTCCGTGAAGCCACCTGGATATTCTGGATATGGTTCAGCAAACCGCACTGAATCAATTGAAGTTCTGGGACCGCCTCTTAACCCAGCTGCGGTTTCACTGAAAGCAGTAGATACATCATTGTGGGTGATAAAATGATTGTTGAAGTTAGCTGGCGTAGGCTGCATTTCACCAAGATAACCTGCATAGTTAATGAAACATGAGCTGAAAGCTGACATTTGCTTAAAACCTTTAAAGGTAGAGCGAAAGGCTTGCCTAGATTATTTACAGAAATACTTGGAGCTGAAGCACCCAACAAATTATCCATCATTATCCCATCCACAGGCTGCTGCATCTCAGTGAAAGGGTGGTATCTGGAGCTTGCTCGACAATTATCTGCTGCAATGAATTATACTTTAGGCACGCCCAAATATTTACTATTGATCATGCATGAGTTAATGTAAACTTAGTGAAGATGATGCAGAACGAAGATAGAGAAACAGCAAGACCTGTTTCAGCATCTTCATATTCCGAAATCTGTCCACTAATTGGGCTTTCAGCATCCATAGATTGGGAGGCTACCTGGCTCTGACTAGCGAAAGAGTTTGAACATGCAGGACTATCAGCTGATAATCCTGCATTCTCTTCAGCTTCTTTAGCACGATTGAAATTTTGTTTGCCACCCtggaaaaaataatttaaattggCAATCagctacaaaaataaaatagtgTTAAATAAATGAATTGGATCAAAGCAAAGCTGAATTCAACGTATTTTTACACCCTAACAGGACGTCATTTCACTGCCAGAAAGAATTTGTTTTGTAGTTAGCAATTTAGCATGTGATCAGGAAAACAAGGTAAACAGCAATGAACTTTTAGCATACAAATACTCATACTCTAGTACAGACTATAATAGTCACAATTTCCAGTACCCATCAATTTTTCTTAATCTGTTCTCTTGCTTCTCCATTGGGGTATCATGTGACTATTACAAATGGATGAGTAGTTGTGGAAACCAACAACATTAGCATTTAGGCTTAACAAATATGAGATTTTCAGCAGACACTTAACAAAACTTAAAGACAAGCAAGATCATCATGTGGAAAGTAAACATACCTTGATTTCAAGATAGTGAACAAGAACGATATTCATGAAACCCCTGAAAACAGGATAATAGATATATCATGACACTTTCATTATGGCATCATTCAGCTATCAGCCTACTATACAAATAGCCTTCAAAAGTTATTTAAATTACATACATATAAGCTATAACACGTGTCAAGCACTTACTCTTCTAGCAGCCAATATGTCCGTCTTTGGAAGTTCTCATTCTCCTCCCCATGGGCATAATAGCAATGAAGTACATCAACACTTCCAACCTAAACGAACAAGGTTTCAGCTTGAGTAGTCTGGTGGTTGAAGCACAAATTCACAATCAATAACAGCTGGCCAGGGGGGAAAATCACTGCAGTTATTTCGCGTCATCATTTTCATTAGTAAAAGGCTATTTTTCCTGGGAGCATAGCAGAAGTACCAGCAAGTCCATGAATGTGTCCCAATGTTAACTTATCAGTTAATGAATTGAAAACCTTGCTCCACCTCCAATCACAGAAGGATGTCGTCAAGTAAAATATTACTTAAAACTTCAGAAGTTTTAAGAAGTTTTGACCACTGATACCTTGTATCAAGATTGAAGGTATGAAAAAATCAAGCACAATTTCATTTACTTCTATGATAATATGCAATTAAGAAACCAGTATCTAGAAACTGTCTACACCCAGAAACTAATGATACTAAGTGACTTGGTGTGTTTCATGAACCACAACAATAGTATCATATGTATAATATTACTTTCAATTTGATAAGAAAAAGCTCTGTAGTCTGTACAAAGAATTTGCACTAACTTTAAGCTTCTCATGAGCTTCTTTGACTGTCTTtccatcctttttctttctccagtTATGTCCATCCTTTCTAAAGTATCTCAATATTTTCCGATCAAACAGAAACAGTGAACCACCTGAGAAATTTTCATGCAAGTGATCAAAGTATTAGTATATCATCAGTAACAGGTACCATTCTTCACACCTACAATAAATACACATAGCAGTAACAGATATCAGAGCACCAATTCTCACCGAGCGTAATTCAAATCAAACAGGTACAAGTTCTACAGAAAAAAGGACAACATAGAACCACTAATCAGGAATAACAAGTGACAATCAAcactcaccaccaccaccaccaccaccaccaaaccTCCAAAAAAAACTGAGAGCTCATTAGAAAGTACTAGCACATGAAAACAGAAACAAGCTCACCAACCGTGCCCAGCCCTATTGAAAAGTAATGATGTCCAACCCCATTAACAAGTGATTGGCGACAAAAGAAATAACAGTCCCGGATCTGCTAAAAGTTCATTGAACCAATTAGCATGGTTGATAAATTAGAAGTTCGAACATTATCAAATATATGTTGTAAATTAAAGATCCTAGAATGTATCCATGATGCCACTTCCATGCTATAAACCACCTGAGCGCAAATCTAAGGCatccacacaaaaaaaaaaaggaaaaatagtaAAACTGCAGTCCTGATGTCTTCCAGAAAACAGAAGCGAGAATCTATATATCTCCCTACAACATAATAAATTATCAGAATGCATCATCATGCTGCTACCATCCTACATGCCACCTGAGCACGATTCTACAGCAATCCAGCACCCCAGCAAACCAGGAAAGATTAACTGGCTAACACTGCATGCTTCAGTATTCAGGAGAAAAATAGGGCAAGTAGGAAGAAGCAATACTTGGAGGTCTGTTTGGCGGCTCAGGTGCAATGGAGAACTTCTtgtagtttgacaatatttggCAGATTTCGGTGGGCCGCAGCCACCTATTCTGAGCTTCCAGTAGTATCTGAGGAATATCTGCAGTATAACGGCGACATTAATCAGTCATTAGCCGACAATACCAGCAATCACTTGTACCATGCTTCCCACACTAGCACATACACTAGGTTTCCATTTATGCTCACCCATTCTCTATTCATTTTGACAAATTCAACAACCCGGACCTCCTAATCAACAGCGAGCCTCATGAAAGAGTAAATGAgttctaaatcaagaaaaaaaaatgatcccCTTTACCTCTAACCATGAGGAGTTGGTCTAGGCATAATACGAAGCCCTAAAATTACCCAAACACGCAACCCACAAAACCCTAAGCAGATATCAACCCAACGCAACAGCTCAGCCCTAGACGAACGAACGGTCGGAATCCCTAAATTCCGAGGAGAAGCTTCCACGGAGGCATACGGATCAACTCAGCGGCGATCGAAACCGAGAGGCGGACCCGCGCGTACCTGGCGCCTGGTTGGACATGGCGTACTTGCGAATCTCCGCCATGCCACGAACcgaccgtggccgccgccgccgccgccgccgccaccggctcgAATCGCTGGGTTTGGGAGGCTGAAAATTGCAGGGCTCTCGAGGGGATTTGGGGATTTTTGTCTGCGCGGCGAGGCGCCCCACGGGATTTGAAGACACGGCGCCGTCGGATTGGAATATTTGCTGCGACGGCGGTGAGTGTGACGAGTGGGAAAAGGGAGGGAAAAAGTAGCTGTAGAAGGGAGAGGACTAGTCGAGAATGACCAGAATACCCCTGCGTGGACGGTCGCTTGGGTCTGGGTGGCGGGGGGGCGGGGGGTGGGTAGGCAGGCAGGCTTCCGCCGTTGCTCGTCGCT
This window contains:
- the LOC120694535 gene encoding calmodulin-binding transcription activator 3-like isoform X1, whose product is MAEIRKYAMSNQAPDIPQILLEAQNRWLRPTEICQILSNYKKFSIAPEPPNRPPSGSLFLFDRKILRYFRKDGHNWRKKKDGKTVKEAHEKLKVGSVDVLHCYYAHGEENENFQRRTYWLLEEGFMNIVLVHYLEIKGGKQNFNRAKEAEENAGLSADSPACSNSFASQSQVASQSMDAESPISGQISEYEDAETADNCRASSRYHPFTEMQQPVDGIMMDNLLGASAPSISVNNLGYLGEMQPTPANFNNHFITHNDVSTAFSETAAGLRGGPRTSIDSVRFAEPYPEYPGGFTEPTLYSSVATAGNNLDDSLQTFMSEALYTNNLTQKEVDALSAAGMTSSQVDNDGYTDQGARYPLLKQSSLDPFKIEPDGLKKFDSFSRWMSNELPEVADLDIKSSSDAFWSTTETVNVADGSSIPINEQLDAFVVSPSLSQDQLFSIIDVSPSWAYNGTKTKVIITGTFLTRKEDVENCKWSCMFGDVEVSAEVLVDGSLRCYTPVHHSGRVPFYVTCSNRVACSEVREFEFRDSETHYMDTSDLHTTGINEMHLHIRLDKLLSLGPEDYEKYVLSNGNKSDLTDTINSLMLDDKLSNLALPSDEKELSTVRDQNLEKQVKEKLYYWLIHKIHDDGKGPNVLGKEGQGVIHLVAALGYDWAIKPIVAAGVNVNFRDIRGWTALHWAASCGRERTVGALIANGAASGALTDPTQQFPSGRTPADLASENGHKGIAGFLAESALTSHLSALTLKESQGGNVEEICGLAAAEDFAEPSSAQLACVDSQAESLKDSLGAVRKSTQAAARIFQAFRVESFHRKKVIEYGDDDCGLSDERTLSLISLKNAKPGHSDMPMHSAAVRIQNKFRGWKGRKEFMIIRQKIVKIQAHVRGHQVRKNYRKVVWSVGIVEKVILRWRRKRRGLRGFQPEKQLEGPSSQIQPVKSEAEDEYDFLKDGRRQAEGRLQRALARVHSMTQYPEARDQYRRLQNCVNELQESQAMQDMMLSDSAGADGNDLMAELEGLCRGDGDAPMSTIS
- the LOC120694535 gene encoding calmodulin-binding transcription activator 3-like isoform X2, with amino-acid sequence MAEIRKYAMSNQAPDIPQILLEAQNRWLRPTEICQILSNYKKFSIAPEPPNRPPSGSLFLFDRKILRYFRKDGHNWRKKKDGKTVKEAHEKLKVGSVDVLHCYYAHGEENENFQRRTYWLLEEGFMNIVLVHYLEIKGGKQNFNRAKEAEENAGLSADSPACSNSFASQSQVASQSMDAESPISGQISEYEDAETDNCRASSRYHPFTEMQQPVDGIMMDNLLGASAPSISVNNLGYLGEMQPTPANFNNHFITHNDVSTAFSETAAGLRGGPRTSIDSVRFAEPYPEYPGGFTEPTLYSSVATAGNNLDDSLQTFMSEALYTNNLTQKEVDALSAAGMTSSQVDNDGYTDQGARYPLLKQSSLDPFKIEPDGLKKFDSFSRWMSNELPEVADLDIKSSSDAFWSTTETVNVADGSSIPINEQLDAFVVSPSLSQDQLFSIIDVSPSWAYNGTKTKVIITGTFLTRKEDVENCKWSCMFGDVEVSAEVLVDGSLRCYTPVHHSGRVPFYVTCSNRVACSEVREFEFRDSETHYMDTSDLHTTGINEMHLHIRLDKLLSLGPEDYEKYVLSNGNKSDLTDTINSLMLDDKLSNLALPSDEKELSTVRDQNLEKQVKEKLYYWLIHKIHDDGKGPNVLGKEGQGVIHLVAALGYDWAIKPIVAAGVNVNFRDIRGWTALHWAASCGRERTVGALIANGAASGALTDPTQQFPSGRTPADLASENGHKGIAGFLAESALTSHLSALTLKESQGGNVEEICGLAAAEDFAEPSSAQLACVDSQAESLKDSLGAVRKSTQAAARIFQAFRVESFHRKKVIEYGDDDCGLSDERTLSLISLKNAKPGHSDMPMHSAAVRIQNKFRGWKGRKEFMIIRQKIVKIQAHVRGHQVRKNYRKVVWSVGIVEKVILRWRRKRRGLRGFQPEKQLEGPSSQIQPVKSEAEDEYDFLKDGRRQAEGRLQRALARVHSMTQYPEARDQYRRLQNCVNELQESQAMQDMMLSDSAGADGNDLMAELEGLCRGDGDAPMSTIS